One part of the Halobacteria archaeon AArc-dxtr1 genome encodes these proteins:
- a CDS encoding methyltransferase type 11 has translation MSIQTLKRDYQESLSDGVELLACPSCSVALTPQSLSCPRCGRSGQQHDEIVSFVPVSAEKDARTDGLEELALLTEQHGIRAAAEEWHDGRSDTQSVRSALFDAGRDAWRMLVTEQVTGRCLDVSAGFGRRSMLLAELADTVYAVDPNLSKLRVTAARDDFESAGDVVPVHTTVDELPFSGGAFDTIVADATATDRGLRGLLSALEPYLAEGGTILTTVDGWPRTLGLPRLAGIDGGTSPSPSVTGLRPTTPSGFETLGERFDFERTTTYALVPSASRPLYAFAVDNADAVRTLSEFVFDDRSQTGSAGRLLLSLADRCGLLKRSLPSYLVVYERDGDDRREDPHSHDVAALDGREQRSPASSTHSVGREPSPTFTRPMLISGRSRSVVLELGDDGPTAVWKVPNRRAHEPLSRRENAVLEELRSRDEPFADTLPSGVEITSSFGACRREEPVSGRSLGGQMGGDPDAFERVLRIGFDWLIEFQHACGGERITRSPEQVEESLRFAPAGLEPPTISEPVETFETPVHGDFLAQNIYVEGDSVTSVIDWEYGALSASPVVDAGFLLLDTAARAGDDFYAGVRQVLHAETEHADRARDCLEHYCDAVDIPLRTVAVSLPAVYLHRLRLDWRCDATSTYSGRMANRAHVAEFLYNQRNAALFE, from the coding sequence ATGTCCATTCAAACACTGAAACGCGACTACCAGGAATCGCTGTCAGACGGCGTCGAGTTGCTTGCCTGTCCGAGTTGCTCCGTGGCGCTTACGCCCCAGTCGCTGAGCTGCCCCCGGTGCGGGCGGTCCGGCCAACAACACGACGAGATCGTCTCGTTCGTCCCGGTCTCGGCGGAGAAAGACGCCCGTACGGACGGACTCGAAGAGCTCGCGCTGCTCACCGAACAACACGGCATACGAGCGGCGGCCGAGGAGTGGCACGACGGGCGATCTGACACACAAAGCGTGCGGTCGGCGCTGTTCGATGCCGGCCGTGATGCCTGGCGGATGCTCGTCACCGAGCAGGTAACCGGCCGCTGTCTCGACGTCTCTGCCGGGTTCGGGCGGCGATCGATGCTGCTTGCCGAACTCGCGGACACGGTCTACGCCGTCGATCCCAACCTCTCGAAGCTGCGCGTGACTGCCGCCCGTGACGACTTCGAGAGCGCAGGCGACGTCGTGCCCGTACACACGACCGTCGACGAACTCCCCTTCTCCGGCGGCGCGTTCGATACTATCGTCGCGGACGCGACGGCCACGGACCGCGGACTTCGTGGCTTGCTCTCGGCGCTGGAACCGTACCTGGCCGAGGGGGGGACCATCCTGACGACGGTCGACGGCTGGCCCCGCACGCTGGGACTGCCGCGACTCGCTGGGATCGACGGCGGAACGTCTCCGTCGCCCTCGGTGACTGGACTCCGGCCGACGACACCAAGTGGGTTCGAGACGCTCGGCGAGCGATTCGACTTCGAGCGTACGACCACGTACGCGCTCGTTCCGTCGGCGTCCCGACCGCTGTACGCGTTTGCGGTCGACAACGCCGACGCCGTCCGGACACTTTCGGAGTTCGTGTTCGACGACCGGTCACAGACCGGATCGGCCGGTCGCTTGCTCCTCTCGCTGGCGGATCGGTGCGGGCTCCTGAAACGGAGCCTGCCGAGCTATCTGGTCGTCTACGAGCGGGATGGTGACGACAGGAGAGAAGACCCCCACTCCCACGATGTCGCCGCGCTGGACGGGCGCGAGCAACGCAGTCCGGCGTCTTCGACCCACTCGGTGGGACGAGAGCCGTCGCCGACGTTTACCCGGCCGATGTTGATCAGTGGCCGGTCGCGATCTGTGGTCCTCGAACTCGGTGACGACGGTCCGACGGCCGTCTGGAAAGTCCCAAACCGACGGGCCCACGAGCCCCTCTCCCGACGGGAGAACGCGGTGCTAGAGGAGTTGCGCTCGAGGGACGAGCCGTTCGCGGACACACTCCCCAGTGGCGTCGAAATCACCTCGTCGTTCGGCGCCTGCAGACGGGAAGAGCCGGTCTCTGGGCGATCGCTTGGCGGCCAAATGGGGGGCGATCCGGACGCGTTCGAACGCGTGTTACGGATCGGGTTCGACTGGCTCATCGAGTTCCAGCACGCGTGCGGTGGCGAACGGATCACCCGATCTCCCGAACAGGTCGAGGAATCGCTGCGGTTTGCACCCGCCGGACTCGAACCGCCGACTATCTCCGAGCCGGTCGAGACGTTCGAGACCCCCGTCCACGGCGACTTTCTCGCGCAGAATATCTACGTCGAGGGAGACTCCGTGACAAGCGTGATCGACTGGGAGTACGGCGCGCTCTCGGCGTCGCCGGTCGTCGACGCAGGCTTTCTCTTACTCGATACGGCCGCGCGAGCCGGTGACGATTTCTACGCGGGGGTTCGGCAGGTACTCCACGCGGAAACCGAACACGCCGACCGAGCACGGGACTGTCTCGAACACTACTGCGATGCGGTCGACATCCCGTTGCGAACGGTCGCCGTCTCCCTTCCTGCGGTCTACCTCCACCGACTGCGTCTAGACTGGCGCTGTGACGCGACCAGTACCTACTCGGGACGAATGGCTAACAGAGCACACGTCGCCGAGTTCCTCTACAATCAGCGAAACGCGGCGCTGTTCGAGTGA
- a CDS encoding transcription initiation factor IIB produces the protein MSRSSIEYARREPAETDADSREERCPDCETATIIQDPDRGERVCRDCGLVLSTDPIDYGPEWRAFTAKEHDDLSRVGAPLTQSMHDRGLTTTIDWRNRDANGHTMSAKKHGQLHRLRIWQERIRTKNAGERNLKYALSEIDRMASALGVPKPVKETASVIYRRALDCDLIRGRSIEGVATSALYTACRKEGIPRSLEEVTGVARVDQREIGRTYRYIADELDINLEPTNPRQFVPRFCSELDVGADVEGRAIEIIDETTAEGLHSGKSPTGFAAAAIYAAGLLCNETIPQREVAETAQTTVVTVRNRYREQLEAIGESPAA, from the coding sequence ATGAGCCGGTCCAGTATCGAATACGCCAGACGAGAGCCAGCGGAGACAGACGCCGATTCACGGGAGGAGCGGTGCCCGGATTGCGAGACGGCGACGATTATCCAGGACCCCGATCGCGGTGAGCGCGTCTGCCGGGACTGCGGGCTCGTGTTGAGTACCGATCCGATCGATTACGGTCCAGAGTGGCGGGCGTTCACCGCCAAAGAGCACGACGACCTCTCTCGCGTGGGCGCGCCCCTCACGCAGTCGATGCACGACAGGGGCCTGACGACCACCATCGACTGGAGGAATCGGGACGCGAACGGCCACACGATGTCTGCGAAGAAACACGGACAGCTCCACCGACTGCGGATCTGGCAGGAGCGAATCCGGACCAAAAACGCCGGCGAGCGCAATCTGAAGTACGCGCTGTCCGAGATCGACCGCATGGCGAGTGCGCTCGGCGTTCCGAAGCCGGTCAAAGAGACCGCGAGTGTCATCTATCGTCGAGCGCTCGACTGTGACCTCATTCGGGGGCGCTCCATCGAGGGGGTCGCCACCAGCGCTCTCTACACCGCTTGCCGGAAGGAGGGCATTCCGCGAAGCTTAGAGGAGGTAACCGGCGTCGCCCGCGTCGATCAACGCGAGATCGGCCGTACCTACCGCTACATCGCCGACGAACTCGACATCAACCTAGAGCCGACGAACCCACGGCAGTTCGTCCCTCGATTTTGCTCCGAACTCGACGTTGGCGCTGACGTAGAGGGGCGAGCGATCGAGATCATCGACGAGACCACAGCCGAGGGGCTTCACTCCGGAAAGTCGCCAACGGGCTTTGCTGCTGCGGCGATCTACGCTGCCGGATTACTCTGTAACGAAACGATTCCCCAACGCGAAGTCGCAGAGACAGCCCAGACGACCGTCGTCACTGTCAGAAATAGATACCGAGAACAGCTCGAAGCGATCGGTGAGTCACCGGCCGCCTGA
- a CDS encoding ArsR family transcriptional regulator: protein MASADASLPEEIATVTDSDREKRLSKDVIFELLKNRRRREVLVYLLEAEGTVTLGELAEQIAAWENDTEVNALSSDQRKRVYVALYQTHLPKMDDAGIVEYDQDRGLIELSDNADLLMMYLDTDNQRQDRWDRFYVGLSVIGLGLLSGAFLGIPPFSIAPTVAIAASIVVAFCALSLAHVLFNHRAQQSIDGLLSRIE, encoded by the coding sequence ATGGCCTCAGCAGACGCGTCTCTCCCCGAGGAGATCGCGACTGTTACCGACTCCGATCGCGAAAAACGGCTCTCGAAGGACGTCATTTTCGAGCTCCTGAAGAATCGGCGCCGTCGGGAAGTGCTCGTCTACTTGCTCGAGGCAGAGGGAACGGTAACCCTCGGCGAGCTGGCCGAACAGATCGCCGCCTGGGAGAACGATACCGAGGTCAACGCGTTGAGTTCGGATCAACGAAAGCGCGTCTACGTCGCCCTGTACCAGACGCACTTACCCAAGATGGACGACGCAGGGATCGTCGAGTACGATCAGGACCGAGGGTTGATCGAACTCTCAGATAACGCCGACCTGCTGATGATGTATCTCGATACCGACAACCAGCGACAGGATCGGTGGGACCGATTCTACGTCGGGCTCAGCGTCATCGGTCTCGGCCTTCTAAGCGGTGCATTCCTCGGCATCCCGCCGTTCTCGATCGCCCCAACAGTCGCGATTGCGGCGTCAATCGTGGTCGCGTTCTGTGCTCTCTCGCTCGCTCATGTCCTGTTCAATCACCGCGCACAGCAGTCCATCGACGGACTGCTGTCCCGGATCGAGTAA
- a CDS encoding right-handed parallel beta-helix repeat-containing protein — protein sequence MAREPSVLNNDESGDIGHERANTSGNGGLLHRRSYLKLAGTATAAAAVASAAGSADEDEYEVWEADNSRYFMDEGETLENVIIDFSNGNWFQIQATGVSNFTIRNVAFVGTHRHDEHAIIFSCSDEGLIENVYMGDGCVRPSSYSSHGQCGIFGHNSHSGHVTIRNVNVQGWPNNGMYTSSVARSGGTVSIEECYGANNYVSTYRIADGSEVRDSVAYNDGGRYSGRCLWAYDPGTSTCDGCNFDSGPYNTAVIVRGNATLNLSNTTYDSASGNINGNGGNNANGGADLTPPEGVPMTAEEAVSAEGGSGGITSPRSFEDGEGGEPEDDWDHVYTIYADEDVDYYFEAQGDVEFRTGGGNGVIWDEGPSNTLAGTIPAGEFHAIHHNELVADVDLFGEAHAFTDTYSSDLSIYPRDFASDGTWKADVDIHDHYGDESDLENVILFDGEESGATRYEFVVDGDVEKSTYEGASIDDEDVIEDDLVHGVVADWRDAFRFSGDLEQLTVDGPGTVTVNGEEVDPSEYGEDLPHVLTIEGRGVPTSYEITVDGSIELVDVENPEDDATTVSGSTAQSSITDGTQEFHFSGAVTDVTFSDGKAAVFVDDEEVDTSEYGDHKLLPHAIVVDGTEAEGASAYSFSTSGKVIKSDHLDASIDDEDIIDGRAVRGVVSGWLDAYWFDGDVEDLLVLGDASAHVLYNARDQ from the coding sequence ATGGCACGCGAACCTTCGGTACTGAACAACGACGAATCGGGCGACATCGGCCACGAGAGAGCCAATACGAGCGGTAATGGTGGATTACTCCACCGGCGATCGTATCTGAAACTCGCGGGAACCGCGACGGCCGCCGCCGCGGTCGCGAGTGCGGCCGGCTCCGCGGACGAAGACGAGTACGAGGTCTGGGAGGCAGACAACTCCCGGTACTTCATGGACGAAGGCGAGACGTTAGAGAACGTCATCATCGACTTCTCGAACGGTAACTGGTTCCAGATCCAGGCGACTGGCGTCTCGAATTTCACGATCCGGAACGTCGCGTTCGTCGGTACGCACCGCCACGACGAGCACGCGATCATCTTCTCGTGTTCGGACGAGGGACTCATCGAGAACGTCTACATGGGCGACGGCTGCGTTCGGCCAAGCTCGTACTCCTCGCACGGACAGTGTGGGATCTTCGGCCACAACTCCCACTCCGGACACGTGACGATTCGCAACGTCAACGTCCAGGGCTGGCCCAACAACGGGATGTACACCTCGTCGGTCGCACGCTCGGGCGGCACCGTCTCCATCGAAGAGTGTTACGGCGCGAACAACTACGTCTCGACGTATCGGATCGCCGACGGCAGTGAGGTCCGCGACTCCGTCGCGTACAACGACGGAGGGCGGTACTCCGGGCGCTGTCTCTGGGCATACGATCCCGGCACCTCGACCTGTGACGGTTGTAACTTCGACTCCGGGCCGTACAACACCGCGGTCATCGTCCGCGGAAACGCCACGCTCAACCTCTCGAACACGACCTACGACAGCGCGAGCGGCAACATCAACGGCAACGGCGGGAACAACGCGAACGGCGGCGCCGATCTGACGCCGCCCGAGGGCGTCCCGATGACCGCCGAGGAAGCCGTCAGCGCCGAGGGCGGCAGCGGCGGTATCACGTCCCCTCGATCGTTCGAAGACGGAGAGGGAGGCGAACCCGAAGACGATTGGGATCACGTCTACACGATCTACGCCGACGAGGACGTCGACTACTACTTCGAAGCCCAGGGCGACGTCGAATTCCGAACCGGCGGCGGCAACGGCGTCATCTGGGACGAGGGGCCGTCGAACACGCTCGCGGGAACCATTCCCGCCGGCGAGTTCCACGCAATTCACCACAACGAACTGGTCGCAGACGTCGACCTCTTCGGCGAGGCTCACGCCTTTACCGACACGTACAGCTCGGATCTCTCGATTTACCCGCGCGACTTCGCGTCCGATGGGACGTGGAAAGCCGACGTCGACATCCACGACCACTACGGCGACGAATCCGACCTGGAGAACGTCATCCTCTTCGACGGCGAGGAGTCGGGCGCCACCCGATACGAGTTCGTCGTCGACGGCGACGTCGAGAAGTCGACCTACGAGGGCGCCTCGATCGACGACGAGGACGTCATCGAGGACGACCTGGTCCACGGTGTCGTCGCCGACTGGCGCGATGCGTTCCGATTCAGCGGCGATCTCGAGCAGCTGACCGTCGACGGCCCGGGGACGGTAACGGTAAACGGCGAGGAAGTCGATCCATCGGAATACGGCGAAGATCTCCCACACGTCCTCACGATCGAGGGGCGTGGCGTCCCAACCAGCTACGAAATCACCGTCGACGGCAGCATCGAGCTCGTCGACGTGGAGAACCCTGAAGACGACGCGACGACGGTCTCGGGATCGACCGCCCAGAGCTCGATCACCGACGGCACCCAGGAGTTCCACTTCTCTGGTGCAGTTACCGACGTGACTTTCAGCGACGGCAAAGCCGCCGTCTTCGTCGACGACGAGGAGGTAGATACCTCAGAGTACGGCGACCACAAGCTGTTGCCCCACGCGATCGTCGTCGACGGCACCGAGGCCGAGGGCGCCAGCGCGTACTCCTTTAGCACCAGCGGCAAGGTGATCAAGTCCGATCACCTCGATGCGTCGATCGACGACGAGGACATCATCGACGGGCGAGCCGTCCGCGGTGTCGTCTCCGGCTGGCTCGACGCCTACTGGTTCGACGGCGACGTCGAGGACCTGCTCGTCCTGGGCGACGCATCCGCACACGTCCTGTACAACGCTCGAGATCAGTAA
- a CDS encoding methyl-accepting chemotaxis protein — translation MATHTTGQVESGTVGWRSIRGRYESALWRAMDLLGVSESVERKMTMAVLLQFLATLAVFALPLAFLGPREAFSVFPTAQIVLTGVVFVLAVIAFGSTILIARRDIIEPLDGLRETAEMIANGQLESRPDASDQVDETGDLERSFVTMYEYLTTVSRQADALAREEFEASVLDEPVPGEFGESLAGMQTRLQERIDDLETSRQRIDSQREAVEQRNAALEADAERVRAVLRQCADGNFTDRVEIESDHEAMCEIADGVNTMLDDVEATLREVQTLAEEVDEVGAEVSTSVTEMEHASAEVSQSAEQISAVTDRQNDRFEEVFGEMSDLSATIEEIAATADGVAEVSQRASERARNGRETASDAVAELERIEQQSASLVGRIETLERELDEVSEIVDVIDEIAEETNLLAVNASIEAARAGVDGSGFTVVANEVKALSEETSKSTKEVDEIVRDVQASATETVDEIRQMQADVADGAETIEESLSVLKEIAERVQEANDGVQSINDATDEQARTSQEVVSMVDEATEQSEQTLQETSNVAAAAQEQAATVAEISNAAQSLSQTATELTGQLDQFTVTN, via the coding sequence ATGGCTACACACACAACCGGACAGGTCGAGTCAGGCACTGTCGGTTGGCGATCGATCCGCGGTCGGTACGAGTCTGCGCTCTGGCGAGCGATGGATCTGCTCGGCGTCAGTGAAAGCGTCGAGCGGAAGATGACGATGGCGGTGTTGCTCCAGTTTCTGGCGACGCTCGCCGTGTTTGCGTTGCCGCTTGCCTTCCTCGGACCCAGGGAAGCGTTTTCGGTCTTTCCGACGGCACAGATCGTCCTCACTGGTGTCGTGTTCGTTCTCGCGGTGATCGCGTTCGGAAGTACGATTCTGATCGCGAGACGGGACATCATCGAACCACTCGACGGACTCCGGGAGACCGCAGAGATGATCGCGAACGGTCAGCTCGAATCTCGGCCAGATGCAAGCGACCAGGTCGACGAAACCGGCGATCTCGAGCGCTCGTTCGTCACGATGTACGAGTATCTGACCACCGTCTCGAGGCAGGCCGACGCGCTCGCACGCGAAGAGTTCGAGGCATCGGTGCTTGACGAACCGGTGCCCGGTGAGTTCGGCGAGTCGCTCGCAGGGATGCAGACCCGACTACAGGAGCGAATCGACGACCTCGAAACGAGCCGCCAGCGGATCGACAGCCAGCGCGAAGCTGTCGAACAGCGAAACGCCGCCCTCGAGGCGGATGCCGAGCGGGTCCGAGCCGTGCTCCGCCAATGTGCCGACGGCAACTTCACCGACCGCGTCGAGATCGAAAGCGACCACGAGGCGATGTGCGAAATCGCCGACGGGGTAAACACCATGCTCGACGACGTCGAAGCGACGCTTCGTGAGGTGCAGACGCTCGCCGAGGAGGTCGACGAGGTCGGCGCCGAGGTCTCAACCAGCGTTACCGAGATGGAACACGCAAGCGCGGAAGTCAGCCAGTCTGCCGAGCAAATCTCGGCTGTCACCGATCGGCAGAACGATCGGTTCGAGGAGGTGTTTGGCGAGATGAGCGACCTCTCGGCGACGATCGAAGAGATCGCCGCGACCGCCGACGGTGTCGCGGAGGTCTCACAGCGGGCCTCAGAGCGAGCGCGAAACGGCCGCGAAACAGCAAGCGACGCCGTCGCCGAACTCGAGCGCATCGAGCAGCAGTCAGCGTCACTCGTCGGGCGAATCGAGACCCTCGAGCGCGAACTGGACGAGGTCAGCGAGATCGTCGACGTGATCGACGAGATCGCCGAGGAAACGAACCTGCTCGCGGTCAACGCCTCGATCGAGGCCGCCCGCGCCGGCGTCGACGGAAGTGGCTTTACCGTCGTCGCAAACGAGGTCAAAGCGCTCTCTGAGGAGACGAGCAAGTCGACCAAGGAAGTCGACGAGATCGTTCGTGACGTGCAGGCGTCTGCGACAGAAACTGTCGACGAGATTCGTCAGATGCAAGCCGACGTCGCCGACGGTGCCGAGACGATAGAAGAGAGTCTCTCGGTGCTCAAAGAGATTGCAGAGCGCGTTCAGGAGGCAAACGACGGCGTCCAGTCGATCAACGACGCGACCGACGAACAGGCCCGAACCAGTCAGGAAGTCGTCTCGATGGTCGACGAGGCGACCGAACAAAGCGAACAGACGCTTCAGGAAACGAGCAACGTTGCCGCAGCCGCCCAGGAGCAGGCGGCGACGGTGGCTGAGATCTCGAATGCAGCCCAGTCACTCTCCCAGACGGCGACCGAGCTTACCGGGCAGCTAGATCAGTTCACAGTCACGAACTGA
- a CDS encoding PAS domain-containing protein — protein MARMYSSDESITVLHVDDEAEFAELAATFLEREADQLTVDTAMSATEGLEQLSEGDFDCVVSDHDMPGQSGIEFLKAVRNTHPELPFILFTGKGSEEVASDAISAGVTDYLQKKGGTSQYAVLANRIKNAVERYRSQRAVQAVEQKLTQLAERTDHVLFMFSADWSELIFVNSAYEDIWGQSVADLREDPKRFLTQIVPADRETVARSMEEISNGESDTVEYRVERADGDRRWVRAEAKPIFGEGGTVVRITGIVRDITDRVEYRQQLETMLDNLPGYVYRHWNEPGWPLEFVKGSAEAVTGYTAEELTQEVGLAEKVIHPDDREDVHSRVEHGLEEDGSYELTYRIITKTDEERWVWERGQLIEEPLSGELKLEGFITDVTDQKERERTLRRQTQRLDEFASVVSHDLRNPLNVATGHLELVEEDCDSEHIEPVDQALTRMDALVDDLLTLAREGDPAREPELIDLEDVSNQCWRNVEDDDATIRVRTDRTIKADRNHLRQLLENLYRNAVEHGGTDVTVTVGELDDGFYVEDDGVGIPEHERDNVLETGYSTAETGTGFGLTIAKQMVNAHDWDIGITEGENGGVRVEITDVDSAG, from the coding sequence ATGGCACGAATGTACTCCTCAGATGAATCGATCACTGTTCTCCACGTCGATGATGAGGCGGAATTCGCAGAGCTGGCTGCCACCTTTCTCGAACGAGAAGCCGACCAGCTGACCGTCGACACGGCGATGAGTGCAACTGAGGGGCTCGAACAGCTTTCTGAGGGCGATTTCGACTGCGTAGTCTCTGATCACGATATGCCTGGCCAGAGCGGCATCGAGTTCCTCAAAGCCGTCCGCAATACGCATCCTGAGCTTCCGTTTATTCTGTTCACCGGGAAGGGGAGTGAGGAGGTCGCCAGCGACGCGATCTCCGCTGGCGTGACTGATTACCTCCAAAAGAAAGGGGGGACGAGCCAGTACGCGGTGCTTGCAAACCGTATCAAAAACGCGGTTGAACGCTACCGGTCACAGCGGGCGGTCCAAGCGGTCGAACAGAAACTCACACAACTTGCAGAGCGAACTGATCACGTCCTCTTTATGTTCTCCGCTGACTGGAGCGAACTGATCTTCGTCAACTCGGCGTACGAGGATATCTGGGGACAGTCCGTCGCCGATCTCCGCGAGGATCCGAAGCGATTCTTGACGCAGATCGTTCCGGCGGATCGAGAGACGGTGGCTCGTTCGATGGAGGAGATCTCTAACGGCGAATCTGACACCGTCGAGTACCGCGTTGAGCGAGCTGACGGCGATCGTCGATGGGTGCGAGCGGAGGCTAAACCGATCTTCGGAGAGGGAGGAACTGTCGTCCGCATCACCGGCATTGTCCGAGATATCACCGATCGAGTCGAGTACAGACAGCAACTGGAGACGATGCTCGATAACCTCCCTGGGTACGTCTATCGCCACTGGAACGAACCCGGGTGGCCCTTGGAGTTCGTCAAGGGCTCAGCCGAGGCCGTGACTGGGTACACAGCCGAGGAACTCACACAGGAGGTTGGCCTCGCCGAGAAGGTCATCCATCCAGACGACCGAGAGGATGTGCACTCGAGAGTTGAGCACGGGCTCGAGGAGGACGGAAGCTACGAACTCACCTATCGAATCATCACGAAGACCGACGAAGAGCGGTGGGTCTGGGAACGCGGGCAGCTCATCGAGGAGCCTCTCAGCGGAGAACTGAAGCTGGAGGGATTTATCACCGATGTCACCGACCAGAAAGAGCGGGAGCGAACGCTGCGGCGACAGACGCAACGGTTAGACGAGTTCGCCAGCGTCGTCTCTCACGACCTTCGGAATCCGTTGAACGTCGCCACGGGCCATCTGGAACTTGTCGAAGAGGACTGCGACAGCGAGCATATCGAACCGGTTGACCAAGCTCTCACACGAATGGATGCTCTCGTCGATGATCTCTTAACACTCGCTCGTGAAGGAGATCCGGCACGCGAGCCTGAGCTGATCGATCTCGAGGACGTGTCCAACCAGTGCTGGCGGAACGTTGAGGACGATGACGCGACGATTCGCGTTCGAACTGATCGAACGATCAAGGCTGACCGCAACCATCTCAGACAACTCTTGGAGAACCTCTATCGGAACGCCGTGGAACACGGCGGGACGGATGTAACGGTAACAGTTGGTGAACTGGATGATGGGTTCTATGTCGAAGATGACGGCGTTGGCATCCCTGAACACGAACGCGACAACGTACTAGAAACGGGATACTCAACAGCCGAGACTGGGACTGGCTTTGGACTGACAATCGCCAAGCAGATGGTCAACGCACACGACTGGGACATCGGGATAACCGAGGGAGAAAACGGCGGTGTTCGGGTCGAAATTACCGATGTCGATTCGGCTGGATAA
- a CDS encoding alkaline phosphatase family protein — protein sequence MSRATHASERAFVLGLDGVPWRLIERWTDAGELPNFQRLRSEGAAGPLESTTPPTTPLAWPSIATGVWPDKHGIYGFQNLSSEYSHEMYTSRDLSQPPLWELLSPAHVGNVPMTYPASEIDGTMVAGMMTPSTDREFTHPPDLSDEIAERIPDYEIGLEYPEYADRLDDFQVAVGDILAKRRELMRLQMEQAGDDWSLFFFVYTAPDRFQHLVWDEDRLLEHYRELDEMLGEVIEYTDEHAADLYVVSDHGFGPIDRLIYVNQILEENGLLHRREDDGARSAFSSLGISRGVVRRALNRVGISEELLVTTLPRRLLDSVAEQIPGDHALYDVDYERTTAFVHDAGNCYVNDTKRFENGIVEPRDVPDVKAELTDLFESVTDDSGQSVLNVFDGDELFPNDPDSPDLVVNGIDGYESRNAITDEPFGDTGSTTASHRSSGIMLCRGPSIDAGASLRGARVVDVAPTLLHGIGQAVPANADGRVLFDAFRTDAPPSGTKVERRDVSRLEGADDVDEDFSDVEDRLKGLGYME from the coding sequence ATGAGCAGAGCTACACACGCGTCCGAACGAGCGTTCGTTCTTGGCCTCGACGGGGTACCGTGGCGACTCATCGAACGATGGACTGACGCGGGCGAACTGCCAAACTTCCAGCGACTTCGGTCCGAGGGTGCGGCGGGCCCCTTAGAAAGTACGACGCCGCCGACGACACCGCTGGCCTGGCCCTCTATTGCGACCGGCGTCTGGCCGGACAAACACGGGATATACGGCTTCCAGAACCTCTCGTCGGAGTACTCACACGAGATGTACACGAGCCGGGATCTGAGCCAGCCCCCGCTGTGGGAGTTGCTCTCACCAGCCCACGTCGGCAACGTCCCGATGACGTATCCGGCCAGTGAGATCGACGGGACGATGGTCGCGGGCATGATGACGCCCTCGACCGATCGCGAGTTTACTCATCCACCAGATCTGAGTGATGAGATTGCAGAGCGGATTCCCGACTACGAAATCGGGCTTGAGTATCCGGAGTACGCCGACCGGCTCGACGACTTCCAGGTCGCCGTGGGCGACATCTTGGCGAAGCGTCGTGAGCTGATGCGCCTGCAGATGGAGCAAGCGGGTGATGACTGGTCGCTGTTTTTCTTCGTCTACACCGCGCCGGACCGCTTCCAGCACCTCGTCTGGGACGAAGACCGCCTGTTAGAGCACTACCGCGAACTCGACGAGATGCTCGGTGAGGTGATCGAGTACACCGACGAGCACGCGGCCGACCTCTACGTCGTCTCTGACCACGGGTTCGGGCCGATCGACCGGCTGATCTACGTCAACCAGATCTTGGAGGAAAACGGCTTGCTGCACCGTCGCGAGGACGACGGCGCCCGCAGCGCCTTCTCGAGTCTCGGCATCTCTCGGGGCGTCGTGAGGCGCGCGCTGAACCGGGTTGGAATCTCCGAGGAGCTACTCGTGACAACGCTGCCGCGGCGCTTGCTGGACTCGGTCGCCGAGCAGATTCCGGGCGATCACGCCCTCTACGACGTCGACTACGAGCGCACGACCGCGTTCGTCCACGACGCCGGGAACTGCTACGTCAACGACACCAAGCGCTTCGAGAACGGGATCGTCGAACCGCGAGACGTGCCAGACGTCAAGGCCGAACTCACCGACCTCTTCGAGTCCGTCACCGACGACTCCGGACAGTCCGTCCTCAACGTCTTCGACGGCGACGAGCTGTTCCCGAACGATCCCGACTCGCCGGATCTCGTCGTCAACGGAATCGACGGCTATGAGTCCCGGAACGCGATTACCGACGAACCCTTCGGCGACACCGGTTCGACGACGGCCAGCCACCGCAGTTCGGGGATCATGCTCTGTCGCGGTCCCTCGATCGACGCCGGGGCGAGCCTCCGGGGCGCGCGCGTCGTCGACGTCGCGCCGACGCTGCTCCACGGCATCGGCCAAGCCGTCCCCGCAAACGCCGACGGGCGCGTCCTCTTCGATGCGTTCCGGACGGACGCACCGCCATCCGGAACGAAAGTCGAGCGCCGCGACGTTAGCCGCCTCGAAGGAGCCGACGACGTCGACGAAGACTTCTCCGACGTCGAGGACCGGTTGAAGGGACTCGGCTATATGGAGTAA